CGACAAACGCAAAGTCGGATCCTATTCACTGTTCAGCCGGGTCGGATCTGTCTCCCCTTGACGGCTATCCTTTCACCTTTTCACTCCCACTACGTTTCAtcccccctttctctctcttcaactctccctctctctttcttcACCCCCCATGTGATCAAGTCCCCCCTTTTTGCAATCACAAAACGGTCCTAGTATATTTTGTGTATCGTTATCCTCTATTGCTACCACTCTATTGATCGTCAGCTGCTCGCAATTTGACTTAATTTCTGCTGAAATTTCTTAccttttttcaatttcttgCTGTTCTCGGATCTTTTTCTCGGTCATTTCTGTTCTAGTTCAGTTGGGCTGCGGCGATTGAACTGTTGGATTGGTGCGAATTGGGAATCCGGAGCTGAATTGCGGTGGTCGGTGGTGTTTCTGATCTGGGTCTTGTTCAGCTTGCTGAGTTGCATTGCGGCGGTGATTGGCCTGCTGTGGAGATCTGGTAGTTAGTTAGGTCAAAATTGGGGTGAAGTTTGGATTTTGAGGTACTGAATTGGGGGAAATTGAGGGTTTGGATCCGGTCAGGGAGGAAACAGCGCCATTAGATGGCGCTGTTCAGAAGGTTCTTCTACCGGAAGCCGCCTGATCGGCTTCTCGAGATCTCCGAGAGGGTCTACGGTATGCCCTTTTCGGCCTCTGCTTCCTTGTTTGATTATGATGAATTTTAGTTCTTCAGCATTATACAAATTCTGTAATTTTGAACAAGTTCAAAGTGGATTGTGCATTCAAGTTTTGACTTTTGACTGATTCTTGGAAGTTTTTTTTCTTGACTCAATCAATTCAATGTGTATCAACCTCTAGCTGCAGCTCTAGCTCAATTGTTCATGCCTTTCTCTTACTGTATAGCTAGGCTGGATTGATGGAGCTGTGTTATGGATGCTGTTAATTGGATAGACTATGGAAATGGGATATATTTACTGTATTTCGAATTCGAAAACAGCTGCTGGAATCATCGAACTTGGATAGTTCGAGAGGATGTTTTGTTGCCTAGTGGTTTAAATTTTTCCTGAAGTTTTTAAGTAGTATCATTAAACTGTAAGCCATGTGTCTTCTCATATTGAAATGAATAGCCTGTTAGCTCTGGAGTTTCATCTTGGATTTGTCACATGAATGCCATTTTTGTGAATTATTGGGaaaatgatgttgatttcggtGATTATAATTTTATGATTGTATGAATGCTTGCTAGACTTGTATATTGTACCATATGCTGATGCCATTTGATGTTTTTTGACTGTAGTGTTTGATTGTTGCTTCTCCACCGATGTACTTGACGAGGATGAGTACAGAACGTATATGAATGGAATTGTTGCTCAGTTACAGGACCACTACCCCGATGCTGCTTTTATGGTTTTCAACTTCAAAGAAGGCGAAAGAAGGAGCCAATTATCTGATGTGTTATCTCAGTATGACATGACAGTGATGGATTACCCTCGGCAGTATGAAGGGTGTCCGCTGTTACCGCTGGAGATGATTCACCACTTCTTGCGTTCCAGTGAGAGCTGGCTGTCACTGGAGGGCCAACAGAATGTGCTTCTGATGCATTGCGAAAGGGGAGGATGGCCTGTGCTCGCCTTTATGCTTGCGGGCCTTCTTCTGTACAGGAAACAGTACACGGGCGAGCAGAAAACGCTTGAAATGGTCTACAAGCAAGCACCGAAAGAACTTCTTCATCTCTTGTCTCCTTTAAATCCCCAACCATCTCAGCTCAGATATCTTCAGTACATCTCTAGAAGGAATATTGGGTCGGACTGGCCACCGTCAGATACACCTCTGGGTCTGGATTGTATTATTCTTAGGATCCTTCCTGTATATGATGGTGGAAGAGGATGCCGGCCAGTAGTTCGTGTGTATGGTCAGGATCCTACTTCAAAAACATCTACTAGAAGTTCAAAGCTTTTGTTCTCAACCTCAAAAGTCCAAAAGAAAATCCGCTTCTATCAACAGGTAAGGCCTCAATCCTTAAATTCACATCAAATAGATGGATTGCGATTTTAAGGTGTTCTTATGTCTTTTGGATGCAGGAAGAGTGTGAGCTAGTAAAAATTAATATCCGTTGCCGTGTTCAAGGAGATATTGTTCTTGAGTGCATCCACTTGGAGGATGACTTAGTGAGAGAAGAGATGATTTTTAGAGTAATGTTCCATACAGCGTTTGTCCGGTCAAACGTTTTGGTGCTGAACCGTGACGAAGCTGATGTTCTTTGGGATGCCAAGGATCAGTTCTCTAGGGAATTCAAAGCAGAGGTAAGTTTATTTCATGTTTTTCGTGCTTTGCTTGTCTATTCCTGAACTTTTAGGAGTTAAACTTTTCCCTCCCTTCTGCATAGGTGctattttcagatgcagattcTGTTCGCTCTGTTGTAAACAGCGATGAAGCAGAAAGTGACGATggaaatgagacagaaaatgcCGGAGCTGAGGAATTCTTTGAGGCCGAAGAGATATTCAGCAGTGCAGTGGATACTCATGATGGCAAGGTGGAATCGGAGTCTGATGACTATGAAGTAATCACGAATTCTGAGGTAAATGAGAGTAACCAGGAGGTTGCCGTGAAGGATGATTCCGATCATCATGCATTCGAAGATTGTGCACCTGATGAGGGAATTCAGAGGCGTGAACGCAATGATAGTGCTCTGCGTAATGGAAATGCTAAAGTAGAGTCTGGACTTCATGCTGATAAAGTAGCTACTGATGCTGAAACCAAATCTATTAATAGTGGAACGGGTGATGAGtctgaagatgaagaagagagtGAGCGAAACGAAGAGGCTCCTCGGTTAATGAAGAATCTCGGAAAGCAGGGCCAGGAACAGAAATCTAGTGTTGATAGTAATAAGCCGAAGTTTGATAGGAGCCTCTCGACTTTATCTAAAAAGCCGCCTGTTTCAATTTCCCGATCTGCTTCTGATGCAGTCACTACCAACAAAAAATCTAAGCTTCCGGATTTGCAGAGCACTCCAGCTAGAGTGGCTAAACCAAATGCTGTATCGAAGTGGATTCCTACTAATAAAGGTTCTTACACTAGCTCAATGCATGTTTATTATCCTCCGTCAAGATATAACAGTGCTCCGGCATCACTAACTTCTGGCAAAGAATCTGCGGCTGGAGGGAAATCTAAGCCCCCTTTTGTTACTTCATCTTCAGTAACCACTACAGCTGACAGAGGTAGTAGTGCATCAGGACGTTCCAGGCATGCATCTAGCTCGCCGTCATTAGATGCATTACTGGCTAAAGATGCTTCTGCTGCATCTCTACCTTTACCCTCACAGGTGGGAGGTAAAGCTGAAAATAGCATAGAATCTCCAACACCTTCAGATACACCCCAGCAatcgccaccaccaccacctccacctccacctcagGCTAATTCTTTTCTATATGAACCTTCTTCAATACCTACAGAATTGTTTCAAGATGGTGAGGGCAGTGTTCTTTCATCTCCACCTGCACCTCCTAGCCTCTCACCAAATGGTGGACGTTTTactcctccacctccacctccacctccaccatcTGCAAATGATGTTACTGTCTTGCCCTCAAGAGTATACCAGCCACCCCCACCTTCCACACTTCCATTTCCTCATACTGCTATTGTTAGTAAGTTCTCACCTTCCTCTTCCCATGTTCCATCCACGGGTACAAGCTTATGGACAGCTCTACAGGAAGCCATTCCCAaaacccccgctcctcctcctcctccccctccccctccccctccccaTTCTTCCAATGTGCAGAATACCAGTAGAGTGcctccgcctccaccaccaGTCTCTGGGAGTTCATGGCATGCACCTTTAGGAGTATCACCTCCACCACCCCCACccccacctcctcctcctccgccaccaCCTCCCATGCATGGGCTTCCTTCTTTTCAATCACATAGAGCTCCACCTCTACCTGTTgttccacctcctcctccaccacctcctTTTTCACGTAGTGCACCCCCACCTCCACCTCCCCCGCCTCCTTCGAATGGAGCACCACCACCCCCACCTCCGCCTCCACCACCTTCCACCAACCAAAATTATTATCCTTCTCAGAACCATAGAACTCCACCACCCCCACCTCCCCCACCTCCTTCTAATGGagcaccaccacctcctcctccaccaccttCCACCTACCAAGATTATTATCCTTCTCAGAACCATAGaactccaccaccaccacctcctcctccttTGCGTAGtgctccacctccaccaccaccaccaccaccaccaccacctcctccttTTGGTGCACCTGGTgtaccgccaccgccaccacctCCAGGATGGGGAATGCCTGCTGGTTCAccgcctcctccgccacctCCCGGAGGGAGAATGTctgctccaccaccacctcctggACGCGGAATGCCTgctccaccacctcctccacctccagGACAGGGAATGGCTGGtcctccaccacctccaccacctccagGACGAGGAATGCCTGCTGGTTCAccgcctcctccgccacctCCCGGAGGGAGAATGTctgctccaccaccacctcctggACGCGGAATGCCTgctccaccacctcctccacctccagGACAGGGAATGGCTGGtcctccaccacctccaccacctccagGACGAGGAATGCCTGCTCCACCGCCGCCTCCCAATCGAGGAgctccaccacctccacctcctcctACACGTGGAGCCCCAATTCCACCTCCCCCACCTTCAAGTCGTGGccctccaccacctccacccaTAGGAGgagcaccacctccaccaccacctcctggAGGTCGTGTTCCTGGTCCACCTGCACCTCCAGGACCTCCGAGACCTCCAGGAGGTGGACCGCCCCCACCTCCTCCATTTGGTGCAAAGGGACCTGCAACTGATAGTAAAGGGTTGCTTGCTGGTAGAGGGCGTGGGCTTCCACGTCCAATGGCAACAGCACCTCGAAGGTCTACCTTAAAGCCACTTCATTGGAGCAAGGTAACCAGGGTATTACAAGGAAGCTTGTGGGAAGAATTGCAGAGATTCGGCGATCCTCAAGTGTATTTCTCTTTCTCTACTGGTTTACTTATTTGAATTAGATTACTCTGTTTTAGCATATCTTCTGGGTTCTTTTTTTCCTTAGAAAAGAAAGTAAACCACTTTAACATCATTATATCAAATAAATCATGGCCTAGATTTCTGCACTCCATTCCAATTCTTTTCTCTTTTGTCGCATTTTGCTGCTTATGAATGACTGATATGCTTTTCTCTTACTCCAGGGCACCAGAGTTCGATGTGTCAGAACTTGAGACCCTTTTCTCTGCTACAGTACCAAAGTCAGATGCAGGAGGAAAAGCTGGAAGTCGGAGAAAATCTACTGGATCTAAGCCTGAAAAAGTTCATCTGGTAATGTTgtattaatcatttttttatcattttaggggtataatctttttcttttccctGGGGGTTTGGTGAGGCAAATGACTAAAGAATTGTTTGGATTTACTGAATGACAAATGTCTTCTCCAATTTCTTCATGTAATAGCTGATGAAGAGTCTTGATTATCTCAAGACATTTAAATCTATTCATAGTGTCTGTTCATGTCGCCTGTCGGTGTGCGCATATATTGCATTAATAAGTCTAAATTGTGTTATTTAACTCACCACCAAAGAACAACATTCGATCTTGATAGTCCGATCTGTGCCAGATTAATGACTGGCATTGATCTCTCACATCTGCCCAGAAACTACTACTCCCCCTGTCCCATTAGTGTTAatgcatttcttttgggcatggAGATTAAGCAACATATATTTAGTGAGTTAAGTGGAGTgagattaaagtaagagagagaataaagtagataagtAACGGgagataaagtaggagaggggataaagtaagagagattaagTATGTTGGGTTTTTCCGAAAACGGAAATGACTCAACTGTAATGGGACGGCCCAAAACGGAATATGACTCAACActaatgggacggagggggtaaTATTTGTTGCTAACAGTAAGACATGATGCATTGCTACTTATTCATGAAAAATATGACAGATAAAAACATGAACATTGGGATTTTGTTAGTGTGGGACCGGAGATGGAGATTGGACTAGTTTCATGTAGTCTATCTTTCCTTCAACATGTTTCTCAATCTTACTGCTTCTGTTTTGTAGATTGACCTAAGGAGAGCAAACAACACTGAAATTATGCTCACAAAAGTGAAAATGCCCCTTCCTGACATGATGGTAAGCTTTGATTCCCATTCTCTCTTCAATGTTCCCTTACAAATCATTTATGTAGGTATTACTGTTTAATATGTGAAATGTAGCTTGAGAGGGTTTCGTAGTTAGTGCTACTTTCTAAACCAATGTAATTTGATGCCTTCTGTGTACTTACATTTTTCTTTATTGCCTCTATAGTTTTATTCATTTGCATATTAAAAATTGACATGCAACTGTATTAATATAAGAAAGATGCCTTTGTAATTTCCTGAGAATGTGAAAATGGCATGTAAGCAACAATGAAGAACTATGAATGAAAACAATGTTAGTTAGAAAATGATGTTTTGGAGAAGACCAAACTGAGTCGTAGAAGCTTGTCTTGATATAAATTGGAATGTTCTACATCAGTAAACTGTCTGTTTTTCAGAGATAATTCTGTCATAGAAGTATAAAGTGTACGCTAAGAAGATTGACATCATATTGTTAACAGCCTAAGGATTGTTATGTGACAAATCTTCAAATCTTTCCTAATCAATATTTGAATTTCATACAGAACATAAATAATGCCAATACCCTTTCCTAAGTTGTTTAACATCGCATTTCTACTCAAGCTAATGAATAATTGATGCATTATTCCTTTTGACGTTTGCAAATGACAAAGTGTAAATCGATTCCCTAATTATCACTTACTCACTCCCCGTGCCCCTTAGAAATAGGCCTTATGGAGTGCCACACAGGTTTTAATAAAAGTTGTTGGTGTGTTGTGAGTGGAGAAGGGGTCTCGTCTTCAGTATAGTGGTAGTATTGATTTAAAACGTATTGTGAGTGGATAAAGTCTTGGGACATGTGGTAGAAAGAGTAAATTAGTTGATATACTGAGGGTAATATGCTGTCGGGTATAAATTAAAATGGACTAATTTTTGGACGTACCAAAATGGACCACTTTAAGGGACGAGGTAAGGGTATTATTTAACATTTATATGGCAATGCTTAGGATTCCAATTTTGTGGAATTTAAGGCCAAAATGGTTGGATATTTAATTCCGAGAACTTGTATAGAGAAGGATTTCCCGCTTTGATCCCAAATTGTTAGGTTAATGTCCCTTCTTGTTTATGTAGGATTATGTAGAAATATATATCCCTAGTGTCTATATCCagtgtactttttaaaaatattataccaTAATTACCATGATGAATGACCTTGACAGGCTGCAGCACTTACAATGGATGAATCAATTTTGGATGCTGATCAAGTAGAAAATCTCATTAAGTTTTGTCCAACTAAAGAAGAGATGGAACTTCTTAAGGTGAAGCTTTGTTGCAATTCTGCAGTTTGCTAATCAAGAAAACATATCGTCTTTTAACTAATGAATTTGTAACTATTTAGGGCTACACAGGGGACAAGGAGACTTTGGGGAAGTGCGAACAGGTTTGTGAACTCTAGCCTAATTactttatttatctattatGTTTGTGCTGCATTATGATGATTTTTTCTTGCAAGGGATTAGTCTAGTTAATCTTTTTTTGCTGATAGAATCTTGTTACTATTTCTTAAGCTGGTTTAATGAGAAATTTATGCTCATGCAATTTGAGATTAGATTAGTCTACCTATTTTGCTGAACGGTCATGTAATTTCTTACTAACATTAGTTAAGGACATTATTTTCTGTTCAAGGCATTCTTGCAAGTTTCAAGTCATTATTTATGGAAAAGATGATTTAAGAGAAATACTCTGAGGTTCCTCATAGGTTTGCAATCAGTGGTACTATATTCTGATTCCTATTCCGATTCTTCTAAATCATGGTATAACATTCAAAATATGAAGATGAGTATAGGGTCTATAGACTATAGTGTATTGTGACAGAATTATCGCATATAACCACATTAATTTCCTGTTTTCTTTTTGCCTCCCTTTTGCAAATAGCCCTAATTCTATTACCGTAGCATGAACACTAATTAATGGATTTCAGACTTCTAGCTCATTTACATCTGCATATAATCCCCTTTTTTGCCTCATTTCCTGATTCCCCTTTCTGCCATGTAATGCTATTTTTATTGGTGCTCTATGATCACTCACGGGTCTCGGGTTTTACTTCTCAGTTTTTCCTGGAGCTGATGAAGGTTCCACGAGTGGAATCTAAGTTAAGGGTTTTCTTATTCAAGATCCAATTCAACTCTCAGGCTTCTGATTTCAAGAAAAGCTTGAACACTGTAAATTCAGCATGTAACGAGGTACGCCTGAAATTCTATATTTAGCCAACATGTATTTATCAGAAACACCTCAATGACATAACTTCACTTGTGCTAGGTTCGGAGCTCCCTCAAGCTTAAAGAAATTATGAAGAAGATTTTATATCTTGGAAATACATTAAACCAAGGAACTGCTAGAGGTATGGACctttttttatcaaaacatGTTCAAGTTATATAAGTTCAGGACTTCAAGGACTTCATTGAAATGAGGGCAAAAGGTCTAAATTTATGCACTTTTGGAATTTTGTTGGACTACTACCCCTTTAATTTACGGGACCAAAGAATCCCATCATTTTGAGATTTTAGCATAGTtctttaaatttttgaaaagtttcaTGATTTTTCTTGTTGCAGAATAACATTTTTTTCAGTTCTAAAAGCATATTCAAAGCTTAATATTTAGTTTCTGTATTTAGGTTCTGCTCTTGGATTCAAATTAGACAGTCTCTTGAAGCTCACAGATACACGTGCATCCAACAGCAAGATGACACTCATGCATTATCTTTGTAAGGTATTGTCTcgtgtttatttattttgtatttatctATATGATTCTTCTACAATTTCTCTCATGCCCCAAGAAGTTAGCTTTATTGTTATCCTAATTGAGTCAATTAAAATGACCAAATGTTGTTCTTTTGATTGGTTATCACCTTCTTCAAAGTTCTGGCACCAACTATTTTAATTGGTTTAAATTTAACCACTGGACAGCTGGTTAGGAATGCCATATTTCCTCTTTCATGTTACAACATCTGTTAAAACTTTCTTTCGACCTGGCCGTTTATTATCAAAGGTTGTGCATAAATCTGGCGTTGTGTTAATGAAAAACACCTTTTTTCAGGTGCTTGCTGCAAAGACACCAGCTCTTTTAGACTTTCATCAAGATCTTGTTAGCTTAGAAGCTGGCGCTAAGGTTCGTATAAATCCTCTATCTGTTGGATAGATttcaaaaccccttgaattctTTGAAGAATAATGAGTTTCCTCGTGTAGATACAATTGAAATCCTTGGCAGAAGAGATGCAAGCCATTATCAAAGGTTTAGAGAAGGTAAAACAGGAATTGGCTGCTTCGGAAAACGATGGTCCTGTATCTGAAACTTTTCGCAAGGTATTTTGGTAAATTCAATATGTTTTCAGTTTCTACCAGTGTCATGCATACTTACACTTCTGCTGTATATATTGTAATTCTGAACTTGTCGTTGAGGCTGTGGTTTCGTCTTGTGAAAATCTGTTATGTTTTGCCTTAACAACAGAAAGCTTATTCTTTTTTTCAGACATTGAAGGAATTCGTCACCATTGCTGAGACTGATGTGGCCTCTGTGACATCTCTATATTCTATTGCGGTACATTTCTTTTAAACAAATGTCTGAGATCATTTTCTGGTTGCTGTTGTTGATCTGATATCATTGATCATTGTTTGCAGGGGAGAAATGCAGATGCACTAGCTCAGTATTTTGGTGAGGACCCTGCACGATGCCCTTTCGAGCAAGGTAACATTACAATATGCTCTCTTCCTTGCTGATATTCCACATAGCACCTTACTGATCCCATGCCTTATCATTTATGCAGTCATTGCAACCCTCTTGAACTTTGTCAGAATGTTCCGGAAAGCTCATGAAGAAAACTTCAAACAAGCTGAACTGGAAAAGAAGAAAGCCCAGAAGGAAGATGAAATGGAGAATGCCCAAGGATTAAACCTGTCGAAGAGAGCCAAACGCTGAGTTGAATGCTTTTTAGCAGAGACCCATATGGCTGTTCCCAACACTCAGCCTTATGCCTGTCTACAGTATATGACTGCATACACCACAGGATGCAGCCAACGAGCCCTCAGCTTTTCTGGAAACCCGGTGCAGAGGGTGCTGTCGAGCCATCACAAAACCTGAAACTGCAGAGAGAGAAATATGAGAAAGCCCGGTGGTTGTTGGGATGGTGATTGCAACGGAGATTTCTTCATCAGAGGTACGTGTTGAGCCCTCGACATTGCAGGTTGGACTAATGAGAACACATGCTCGTTTTTATGTGAGAAAACAGTAGCTCTCCCGGTTTTCAGTATCACCACATTGAATCACCAGTCGCCAGATGAAAGTTGTACATAAATGCTAACCCTCTACTTAGATTTAACACTAATTCTTTGGTGTAGTTATAGAATTCGTTTTGGCTCCTCGCGTTGAAATGCGTCCTTGTATAGAACCCGAGTAGAGAGAATATATTATATAGAACTAGAAGAGCATGGTCTAAGATTTGTAGATAGATGATCTAATCCAGCATAGGTTTTTTGGTCTCATCTGTTTCCGTTTACTTTCAAGAATTGGATAAATACATTCATTAGTAAGAAGTTTTCAAGCTTGATCTGTTGTTTTTTCTTACCTAGCTTCATTTGTCTTACAATCTTATATTTTATGATGCAAGTACAAGTATGAAATATAGCTATATGTTAGTATAAAATTTGAAAGCCACTTGGCTTGGGTTGAGTAATTAGTTAGATGAAATAAGTTCAACCGTCTTAACTACCTAAACTTCTCATTGGGGCaatgaaaagataaaaaaaatgctGCTCAACTGTTTATAACTATAGTTTCTATATTCAATTGTACCATCTCTTTCTTTCCTATTTAACTTCCCTTCAACGTTACATATGCTCTATAATCTTTTTTTtcttacaaataattaatttcagtttaaaaagtaaaattaaatgGTCAAACAGATAGAGTGGGCCAATTGTCTTTAATTTTAACTTAGGTACTCTCATCATCCaacaaaaatagtttcatttttcattttggatcGTCTAATAATATTTTTCGAAACTTTTTTACAATACATTATGTCATTGCCCTcgtacatattttaatttacaacttatatTACTAGAGATCGCCACTCAAAATATAACTATACACTATTAAAAATGCCGGTCTCACTTTTTAACTTATACTattatttcaactattttttttctatttctctttcTTATTACTGATTCCGCGTTAAAATATAGTATGACAGAACCTATGAATTATGGACTACTTTCAAGGGGATCGAAAAAGTAATTTTTGAGAAATATGGCATGTTAAATTGATTGTACATGGAGAAGGACTATATTTGTATTTGATGAATCCTGATCATGTCACattttttctaaataaaaatatatactcctactatGTACAGACCCTACTATATTTGATTAATCTAAGTACAAATTTATTATGACCACTATATTCAATGATATCATAAATACACACACAATGCATATTAATGATGGAGAGTAGCATATATAACTTGTTCATGATTGATATGGTAAAACATTTGCAGTTTAATAGCTACAATTAGCATCAAATTCCTTTAATAATGTTACATATATACCAGAAGTATATGTATGTTCATCAAGCGTCAGTTTCATATTAACACAACACAAATTTTTAAGcagttggaaaaaaaaaacagaaatcacAGAAAATTCACATGACTCTCTATCTCTATTTTCATTTACATACTCCATTTTTTCCAATTTCTGAATTCTTCCAAGAATCTGTCTTCATCTTTACATTTCACAGCTAAAACTTTCTAACTCTAAAACAGAGCAAATTCTGATCCACACCTTTATTAATTcccaagaaaaaaaatgaatgctGAAAATTCAAACCGCCGATTCCATCGCCTTCCCTTGCTTGATGAATTCAATCCGGTGAGCGCAAAAATCACGCTGCTCTTCTCTGCAACTCTTCAAGAAAACGTAACCCACAATGGTGTCGATGATCAGAACCACCGCGTAGATATACACGACGAGCGCCGCCTCCGTCACCATCGCCGGAGTTACTTTAGTTTCACGGCTGTACGCGCTGAACACGCGGTACTGGAACAGAGCTTCCACGGCGGCGAGCGCCATATTCATCGGCACCGCCAGCGACAATGCGGCGGAGGTCCGCCCTCGGATAACCACACACGCCTCCAAAATCGAGCTGAATCCGCCGCCGGAATCATCGGCGGCGGAGATGATGAGGGCGAGGCCGGAGACGATGTAGGCGTTGGCGAGGGCGATGGAGTAGCATATGGCGCCGGTGGCGGAGAGAAGCAGCCGGAATCTCGGGGAGGAGAGGTTCAAGACGTCGGAGAAGTTGAAGGCGGCGGCGAGGAGGCAGAAGCAGGTGGCGTTGGTGGCGAGGATGAGGAGAGAGTTGCATATCTGAGTTGAGACGAGGCGGTTGAAGGTGGAGATGAGGGAGAGGAATGAGTGGGGTTTGTTGATATTGTGGTGGAGGAGTTTGACGACGGCG
This genomic interval from Salvia splendens isolate huo1 chromosome 13, SspV2, whole genome shotgun sequence contains the following:
- the LOC121761581 gene encoding formin-like protein 20, which translates into the protein MALFRRFFYRKPPDRLLEISERVYVFDCCFSTDVLDEDEYRTYMNGIVAQLQDHYPDAAFMVFNFKEGERRSQLSDVLSQYDMTVMDYPRQYEGCPLLPLEMIHHFLRSSESWLSLEGQQNVLLMHCERGGWPVLAFMLAGLLLYRKQYTGEQKTLEMVYKQAPKELLHLLSPLNPQPSQLRYLQYISRRNIGSDWPPSDTPLGLDCIILRILPVYDGGRGCRPVVRVYGQDPTSKTSTRSSKLLFSTSKVQKKIRFYQQEECELVKINIRCRVQGDIVLECIHLEDDLVREEMIFRVMFHTAFVRSNVLVLNRDEADVLWDAKDQFSREFKAEVLFSDADSVRSVVNSDEAESDDGNETENAGAEEFFEAEEIFSSAVDTHDGKVESESDDYEVITNSEVNESNQEVAVKDDSDHHAFEDCAPDEGIQRRERNDSALRNGNAKVESGLHADKVATDAETKSINSGTGDESEDEEESERNEEAPRLMKNLGKQGQEQKSSVDSNKPKFDRSLSTLSKKPPVSISRSASDAVTTNKKSKLPDLQSTPARVAKPNAVSKWIPTNKGSYTSSMHVYYPPSRYNSAPASLTSGKESAAGGKSKPPFVTSSSVTTTADRGSSASGRSRHASSSPSLDALLAKDASAASLPLPSQVGGKAENSIESPTPSDTPQQSPPPPPPPPPQANSFLYEPSSIPTELFQDGEGSVLSSPPAPPSLSPNGGRFTPPPPPPPPPSANDVTVLPSRVYQPPPPSTLPFPHTAIVSKFSPSSSHVPSTGTSLWTALQEAIPKTPAPPPPPPPPPPPHSSNVQNTSRVPPPPPPVSGSSWHAPLGVSPPPPPPPPPPPPPPPPMHGLPSFQSHRAPPLPVVPPPPPPPPFSRSAPPPPPPPPPSNGAPPPPPPPPPPSTNQNYYPSQNHRTPPPPPPPPPSNGAPPPPPPPPSTYQDYYPSQNHRTPPPPPPPPLRSAPPPPPPPPPPPPPPFGAPGVPPPPPPPGWGMPAGSPPPPPPPGGRMSAPPPPPGRGMPAPPPPPPPGQGMAGPPPPPPPPGRGMPAGSPPPPPPPGGRMSAPPPPPGRGMPAPPPPPPPGQGMAGPPPPPPPPGRGMPAPPPPPNRGAPPPPPPPTRGAPIPPPPPSSRGPPPPPPIGGAPPPPPPPGGRVPGPPAPPGPPRPPGGGPPPPPPFGAKGPATDSKGLLAGRGRGLPRPMATAPRRSTLKPLHWSKVTRVLQGSLWEELQRFGDPQVAPEFDVSELETLFSATVPKSDAGGKAGSRRKSTGSKPEKVHLIDLRRANNTEIMLTKVKMPLPDMMAAALTMDESILDADQVENLIKFCPTKEEMELLKGYTGDKETLGKCEQFFLELMKVPRVESKLRVFLFKIQFNSQASDFKKSLNTVNSACNEVRSSLKLKEIMKKILYLGNTLNQGTARGSALGFKLDSLLKLTDTRASNSKMTLMHYLCKVLAAKTPALLDFHQDLVSLEAGAKIQLKSLAEEMQAIIKGLEKVKQELAASENDGPVSETFRKTLKEFVTIAETDVASVTSLYSIAGRNADALAQYFGEDPARCPFEQVIATLLNFVRMFRKAHEENFKQAELEKKKAQKEDEMENAQGLNLSKRAKR
- the LOC121760815 gene encoding uncharacterized protein LOC121760815 — encoded protein: MSSPSRIMRKSIFTFLQNFHHLSTAPALLLLPFATSTLLSPPLVASSRLFPLLHGRLHSLFLAAGIPPQSELFAILNLKLAQTILSFSFSLPFSLSFLLLAKAAVVKLLHHNINKPHSFLSLISTFNRLVSTQICNSLLILATNATCFCLLAAAFNFSDVLNLSSPRFRLLLSATGAICYSIALANAYIVSGLALIISAADDSGGGFSSILEACVVIRGRTSAALSLAVPMNMALAAVEALFQYRVFSAYSRETKVTPAMVTEAALVVYIYAVVLIIDTIVGYVFLKSCREEQRDFCAHRIEFIKQGKAMESAV